A window from Malania oleifera isolate guangnan ecotype guangnan chromosome 7, ASM2987363v1, whole genome shotgun sequence encodes these proteins:
- the LOC131159935 gene encoding protein transport protein Sec61 subunit beta, whose product MARGSSQSQTSSSSTSRPGPVGAAPRGSAAATAGMRRRRIGGSAGASGNFSGGGGGTGSNMLRFYTDDAPGLKITPTVVLVMSVCFIGFVTALHVFGKLYRYKSGA is encoded by the coding sequence ATGGCGAGAGGATCGTCCCAATCCCAGACGTCGTCGTCCTCGACCTCGCGCCCCGGCCCCGTCGGCGCTGCCCCGCGGGGCTCAGCCGCAGCCACGGCCGGGATGCGTCGCCGGCGAATCGGCGGATCTGCCGGTGCTTCCGGCAACTTCAGCGGCGGCGGTGGCGGCACCGGCAGCAACATGCTCCGATTCTACACGGACGACGCGCCGGGGCTGAAGATTACCCCTACCGTGGTCCTCGTCATGAGCGTCTGCTTCATCGGATTCGTCACCGCCCTCCACGTCTTCGGCAAGCTCTACCGCTACAAATCCGGAGCCTGA